The Shewanella mangrovisoli genome has a window encoding:
- a CDS encoding ABC transporter ATP-binding protein: protein MIKVSHLSKRIGEVQALNDLSFVAENGQITGLLGPNGAGKTTCLRTIFGLLKPDTGTAEIEGIDVAIDPIGAKQQLGLFPDPFGLYERLTPREYIRYFAELSGLSASNAKAATDNVIAKLRLEDISDRRCKGFSQGQRMKTALAQAIVHSPSNIILDEPTRGLDVMSTRLLRDILIDLKNQGHCVLFSSHVMQEVAALCDQVIVMAQGRVVAIGSPEQLCAQTGKASLEDAFIQLIGTDEGIAA, encoded by the coding sequence ATGATCAAAGTATCCCATCTTTCTAAGCGCATCGGTGAAGTGCAGGCCTTAAACGATTTGAGCTTCGTGGCCGAAAACGGCCAGATCACCGGCCTGCTCGGCCCCAATGGCGCGGGTAAAACCACTTGTTTACGCACGATTTTCGGTCTGTTAAAGCCCGATACCGGCACGGCTGAAATTGAAGGTATCGACGTTGCCATCGACCCGATTGGCGCTAAGCAGCAACTAGGCTTATTCCCCGACCCGTTCGGTCTGTATGAGCGCTTAACGCCGCGGGAATATATCCGTTACTTTGCCGAGCTCAGCGGTTTATCCGCGAGCAATGCCAAGGCGGCCACAGATAATGTCATCGCCAAACTGCGCCTCGAAGATATCAGCGATCGCCGCTGTAAAGGCTTCTCCCAAGGGCAAAGAATGAAGACCGCCCTCGCCCAGGCCATAGTCCACAGCCCGAGCAATATTATCCTCGACGAGCCGACCCGCGGACTCGATGTGATGAGCACTCGCTTGCTGCGCGACATTCTTATCGACCTTAAGAATCAAGGGCATTGCGTGCTGTTTTCCAGCCATGTGATGCAGGAAGTCGCGGCCTTGTGCGACCAAGTGATCGTGATGGCGCAGGGCCGAGTGGTCGCCATCGGCAGCCCAGAGCAACTCTGCGCGCAAACGGGTAAGGCCTCACTCGAAGATGCCTTTATCCAGCTGATCGGTACCGATGAGGGGATTGCCGCATGA
- a CDS encoding ABC transporter permease: MSAAKPLVQVPEKLGTHHSINPFNGMLRLWLFDVGSVSFLGTGIFGLVLSILAGWAGQKESFDIFVAMAVVSTSAAVAWQLIRLMANECSILIPRYRQNVFIQCEVMLIGVFSLAVLLCVLYDFTSSLSLLVFAQGISLGFILLCLLQTQWFYSSFLLFILVPFSSDLAEQVPLWLSLAVLFVLAALIWRRCLVLPWRVEARSVYLNGLEMGWFWLPSLQSMRMLSRLERYLHPVNFFIGPMLTVLLLLLPVLTIVLGVLSHELHWNFPVLLLLAQFSVIGCSLVHWSRVQRSRATELLLLLPGFDGRAGLVKAFARGQQRLLYFICIGILLSSLFITWLNGNMTLALLAHLVMSTYWACALVLGLGCLCRRVLQVSLTMLVVVGHSIWVSISLAALQHEGSLFYWSLGNILLMILGQIALYWGSKKLWQGDITGL, translated from the coding sequence ATGAGTGCCGCTAAACCCTTAGTGCAGGTACCTGAAAAACTGGGGACGCACCATTCGATTAATCCCTTTAACGGCATGTTGCGCCTGTGGTTGTTTGATGTCGGCAGTGTGAGTTTTCTCGGCACTGGCATATTTGGCTTAGTGCTGAGTATCTTGGCCGGATGGGCGGGGCAGAAAGAGAGTTTCGATATCTTCGTTGCCATGGCTGTCGTTTCGACTTCGGCGGCCGTGGCTTGGCAGCTTATTCGTTTGATGGCCAATGAGTGTTCGATATTAATTCCCCGTTATCGACAGAATGTGTTTATCCAATGCGAAGTGATGCTTATCGGTGTATTTAGTTTAGCCGTGCTGCTTTGCGTGTTGTATGACTTCACCTCGAGCCTGTCATTATTGGTATTTGCGCAAGGGATAAGCCTAGGCTTTATTCTGCTGTGTTTGTTGCAAACCCAGTGGTTTTACAGCTCATTTTTACTGTTTATCTTAGTGCCATTTTCCAGCGATTTAGCCGAGCAAGTGCCGCTGTGGCTGAGTTTAGCCGTGTTGTTTGTATTAGCCGCCTTGATTTGGCGCCGATGTCTAGTGTTACCTTGGCGGGTGGAGGCGCGCAGCGTGTACCTCAATGGACTCGAGATGGGCTGGTTTTGGTTGCCGAGTCTGCAATCGATGCGAATGTTGAGCCGATTAGAGCGCTACCTGCATCCGGTGAACTTCTTTATTGGTCCTATGCTGACGGTGTTGTTACTGTTGCTCCCTGTGCTGACGATAGTGCTTGGGGTGTTATCCCATGAACTGCATTGGAACTTCCCTGTGTTACTGCTGTTGGCGCAGTTTAGTGTGATCGGCTGCTCGCTAGTGCACTGGAGCCGGGTGCAGCGCTCTCGGGCAACAGAATTGCTCTTATTACTGCCGGGTTTCGATGGCCGTGCTGGTTTAGTCAAAGCCTTTGCCCGTGGGCAGCAACGATTACTGTATTTCATCTGCATAGGCATTTTGCTCTCGAGTCTGTTTATCACTTGGCTCAATGGCAACATGACATTGGCCTTGCTGGCGCACTTAGTCATGAGCACTTATTGGGCCTGCGCCTTAGTGTTAGGGCTAGGCTGCCTGTGCCGCCGAGTATTACAGGTGAGCCTAACCATGCTGGTGGTCGTGGGGCATTCAATCTGGGTGTCTATTAGCCTTGCAGCGCTGCAACATGAGGGCAGCCTGTTTTATTGGTCGCTGGGTAATATTTTACTGATGATCCTTGGGCAAATCGCACTGTATTGGGGCAGTAAAAAGCTCTGGCAGGGCGACATTACCGGACTCTAA
- a CDS encoding GlxA family transcriptional regulator — protein sequence MKRITILATDNTVASGIIGFLDVFSFCNTYWRRVNPQAGQDLFECQVVSSHGGDILTNQGIKVPAVGLNAPSDILHSDAVILASAMVTNKSEFQNYLHDFEPLFEPLRLFTASGKPLAAYCSGTLILAASGLLDGREATTVWWLNEMFQRHFARVNLRMDKLVVSDGHLHTAGATTSNMSLALHLVHILVGEQLASQMAKILLIDPNRQSQQPFMTMELMTSSHKDEVIWNVQQWMQHHLTEPLLLDDIADKFALGKRTLIRRFKKALNETPASYVQRLRVDEAKRLLETTSLGLEEVVTRVGYEDVSSFRKLFIQLTSLTPRAYRQRFNTQQYEFDSDNCCEAELH from the coding sequence ATGAAAAGGATCACTATTTTGGCGACGGACAATACGGTTGCCAGCGGAATTATTGGTTTTCTCGATGTGTTTAGTTTCTGCAATACCTATTGGCGGCGAGTCAATCCTCAGGCCGGGCAAGACCTGTTTGAGTGCCAAGTGGTGTCGAGTCACGGCGGTGATATCTTAACGAATCAAGGCATTAAAGTGCCCGCGGTGGGGCTCAATGCCCCGAGTGATATTCTGCACTCCGATGCGGTGATCTTGGCCTCGGCCATGGTGACCAATAAGAGCGAGTTTCAAAACTATCTCCATGATTTTGAGCCCTTGTTCGAACCATTAAGGCTGTTTACCGCATCCGGCAAACCATTAGCGGCCTATTGCTCCGGCACTCTGATCTTAGCGGCCTCGGGCCTGCTGGATGGGCGAGAGGCGACCACTGTCTGGTGGCTTAACGAGATGTTTCAGCGACATTTTGCCAGGGTGAATCTGCGGATGGACAAGCTGGTGGTGTCCGACGGCCATCTGCATACCGCGGGGGCGACGACCTCGAATATGAGCCTCGCCCTGCATTTAGTGCACATTTTGGTGGGTGAACAGCTAGCAAGCCAGATGGCAAAAATCCTGCTGATTGACCCTAATCGCCAATCCCAACAACCCTTTATGACCATGGAGCTGATGACCTCGAGCCATAAGGATGAGGTGATTTGGAATGTGCAGCAATGGATGCAGCATCATTTAACCGAACCGCTGCTACTGGATGATATCGCTGATAAATTTGCCCTAGGTAAGCGCACTCTTATCCGCCGCTTTAAAAAGGCATTAAACGAAACCCCGGCTAGCTATGTGCAGCGTCTACGGGTGGACGAGGCAAAACGCTTATTGGAAACGACCAGTCTAGGCTTAGAGGAAGTGGTCACCCGTGTGGGTTATGAGGATGTCAGCTCGTTTCGCAAATTATTCATTCAGCTAACGAGCTTAACCCCGAGGGCCTACAGACAACGCTTTAATACCCAGCAATATGAGTTTGATAGCGACAACTGTTGCGAGGCCGAACTGCATTAG
- a CDS encoding ABC transporter permease codes for MNKIIAMVRKELIDAARDKRSVMAGLYYAIGTPLIMCGLFMVLIGQLTSPDDLKISITNPDKAPDLVRFLSNKGITQGEAGAKDLKAIELIISPDYAKQMNQGKGAEITIVADNSEEKLQNSIRRLEKQLQAYSAEMGSLRLIARGIDPRVVQPLKVNVHDQATTDSKGGMILGIAIFTMIYSVFISGMNLAIDTSAGERERNSLALLLSHPLTTRQLVLSKIIAVGLFALLGLVLILLVSKVAYTFVPWQELGFSVSITNEFMVLMLLVGIPVALMAACLQLFVSFMAKTFKEAQSYLTMVLFVPLALSMAASYNIAPDILQWLPVSGQQQALMDFIKGKDMNMLQLLVSTLGTLAIAFVLAFGMEKSLKSEKVVFGL; via the coding sequence ATGAACAAAATCATCGCAATGGTTCGCAAGGAACTGATAGACGCCGCCCGCGATAAACGCTCTGTGATGGCGGGACTCTACTACGCCATCGGTACGCCGCTGATCATGTGCGGCCTGTTTATGGTGCTTATCGGCCAGCTGACTAGCCCGGACGATCTCAAAATCAGCATCACTAATCCCGACAAAGCACCGGATTTAGTGCGTTTTTTATCTAACAAGGGGATTACACAAGGCGAAGCTGGCGCGAAGGATCTGAAAGCCATAGAGCTGATTATCAGCCCCGACTATGCCAAGCAGATGAACCAAGGCAAAGGCGCCGAGATCACTATCGTGGCCGATAATTCAGAGGAAAAACTGCAAAACTCGATTCGTCGCTTAGAGAAACAGTTACAGGCCTATAGCGCCGAAATGGGCAGCCTGCGCCTAATCGCCCGTGGCATTGACCCTCGAGTAGTGCAGCCGCTGAAAGTGAATGTGCATGACCAAGCCACAACCGACTCTAAGGGCGGGATGATCTTAGGTATCGCCATTTTCACTATGATTTACTCAGTGTTTATCTCGGGGATGAATCTGGCCATCGATACCAGCGCCGGTGAGCGTGAGCGTAACTCCTTGGCATTGTTACTCAGCCATCCGCTGACCACGCGCCAATTAGTGCTCTCTAAAATCATCGCCGTCGGCCTATTTGCCCTACTCGGTTTAGTGTTGATTCTACTCGTGTCTAAGGTCGCCTATACCTTCGTGCCTTGGCAGGAGCTCGGTTTTAGCGTCAGCATCACCAACGAATTTATGGTGTTAATGCTGCTGGTCGGTATTCCCGTCGCGCTGATGGCCGCCTGTCTGCAATTGTTTGTGTCCTTTATGGCGAAAACCTTTAAGGAAGCCCAGTCCTACCTGACCATGGTGTTGTTTGTGCCCTTAGCGCTGTCCATGGCGGCCAGCTACAACATAGCGCCGGACATACTGCAATGGCTGCCCGTTTCGGGTCAGCAACAGGCGCTGATGGACTTTATCAAAGGTAAGGACATGAATATGCTGCAATTGCTGGTATCGACGCTGGGCACCCTAGCCATCGCCTTCGTATTAGCGTTTGGCATGGAAAAATCCTTAAAGAGTGAAAAGGTAGTCTTCGGTTTATAA
- a CDS encoding GntR family transcriptional regulator produces the protein MLELLNVNPSSGEPIYKQLHEQIVRLIVGGQLQEEDVLPSVRQIAEYLAVNPMTVSRAIQQLVDQGWLERRRGQATRVAARSEAMESGVSLLEPQLDALLAQAKQLGVSLPELLQLINERW, from the coding sequence ATGTTAGAACTTTTAAATGTCAACCCCAGCAGTGGTGAGCCAATTTACAAGCAATTACACGAGCAAATCGTGCGCTTGATTGTGGGCGGACAACTGCAAGAGGAAGACGTATTACCCTCAGTACGCCAAATTGCTGAATATCTTGCGGTCAATCCGATGACGGTGTCCCGCGCGATTCAGCAATTGGTCGATCAGGGTTGGCTAGAGCGCCGCCGAGGTCAGGCGACAAGGGTCGCCGCGCGCAGCGAGGCGATGGAGTCGGGCGTGAGTCTGCTCGAGCCGCAATTAGATGCGCTGCTGGCACAGGCAAAGCAGCTGGGCGTGAGTCTGCCCGAGTTACTGCAATTGATTAATGAGCGCTGGTAG
- the mog gene encoding molybdopterin adenylyltransferase, with translation MSKAKIGIVTVSDRASAGIYEDISGKAIIDTLNDYLTSEWEPIYQVIPDEQDVIEATLIKMADEQDCCLIVTTGGTGPAKRDVTPEATEAVCDRMMPGFGELMRAESLKFVPTAILSRQTAGLRGDSLIVNLPGKPKSIRECLDAVFPAIPYCIDLMEGPYLECNEAVIKPFRPKAK, from the coding sequence ATGAGCAAAGCAAAAATCGGGATTGTTACGGTAAGCGATCGTGCCAGCGCGGGGATTTATGAGGATATCTCGGGCAAGGCCATTATCGACACCCTCAATGATTACCTCACCAGCGAGTGGGAGCCGATTTATCAAGTGATCCCCGACGAGCAGGATGTGATTGAAGCGACCCTGATCAAGATGGCCGATGAACAGGATTGCTGTTTGATTGTGACCACTGGCGGCACAGGTCCAGCCAAGCGCGATGTGACGCCAGAGGCGACTGAGGCCGTGTGCGATCGCATGATGCCTGGCTTTGGTGAGCTGATGCGCGCCGAGTCGTTAAAGTTTGTGCCTACGGCGATTCTCTCTCGCCAAACTGCGGGCTTACGCGGTGATTCGCTTATTGTTAACTTGCCGGGCAAGCCCAAATCAATCCGCGAATGTTTAGATGCCGTATTCCCCGCTATCCCTTACTGCATCGACCTGATGGAAGGGCCGTACCTCGAGTGTAACGAGGCCGTGATTAAGCCTTTTAGACCTAAGGCAAAATAA
- a CDS encoding alpha/beta hydrolase — translation MKRVDTRQHSGRLSRSIISLSALMLAMGSAATWGSDNSVKPTESANTCYVEGVSDRLNCGFVTVPENPNKPDGKQIQVHYVVLPAVKNVNHEEALLAIAGGPGQSAIDNAAGFDSMLNKVRQQRDILLIDQRGTGRSNVLNCDAGPQSPLSFDDDNVDTLAEAQKCRDQFPDTDVTQYGSLNAVQDFEAVRAHLGYKKLHLYGISYGTRMAQLYMRLYPEHLATVTLDGIVPMQQSVLEIGSAIERGFDLLFKDCQETAACHAEFPELKAEFDQVVAKLSQGPVMEPVHDPVTGEKTLLTMTRAKFYGAIRMALYQTNVRALVPHAIHQAAKGNYQPLLGLFALTTDGAGMAMGMHASVVCGEDIHRITPAMREQAKTSYVGKTMLESLEASCSVWKVPPVDANFSEPIKSDIPTLLLSGEIDPATPPSWGELAMEKLTNAKHFVAPYATHGVAYQSCANNLVAELVRTGSVKDLDGECLKKDVRRSFYLNASSVEPLATEDATHSSQDKPKDKPSTGAKE, via the coding sequence ATGAAGCGCGTTGATACGCGCCAGCACTCGGGCAGATTAAGCAGAAGCATCATCAGTTTGAGTGCGCTGATGCTCGCCATGGGTAGCGCCGCGACTTGGGGCAGCGACAACTCAGTGAAGCCAACTGAATCCGCCAACACCTGTTACGTTGAAGGTGTATCAGACCGCTTAAACTGCGGCTTTGTCACTGTGCCCGAAAACCCTAACAAGCCCGATGGCAAGCAAATCCAAGTGCATTATGTGGTCTTGCCCGCGGTGAAAAACGTCAACCACGAAGAAGCCTTACTGGCGATCGCCGGTGGCCCGGGTCAATCGGCCATAGATAATGCGGCAGGCTTCGATAGTATGCTCAACAAAGTGCGCCAGCAGCGCGATATTCTGCTTATCGATCAACGCGGAACGGGGCGCTCCAATGTGCTCAATTGTGACGCAGGCCCGCAATCGCCACTGTCCTTCGACGATGATAATGTCGATACCCTCGCCGAGGCGCAAAAATGCCGCGATCAATTCCCCGATACTGATGTCACCCAATACGGCAGTCTCAATGCGGTGCAAGACTTCGAGGCCGTACGCGCCCACTTAGGCTACAAGAAGCTGCACCTCTACGGCATTTCCTACGGCACGCGTATGGCGCAGCTCTATATGCGCTTATATCCCGAGCACTTAGCCACAGTCACCTTAGACGGTATAGTGCCGATGCAGCAGAGCGTATTGGAGATTGGCTCGGCAATTGAGCGCGGCTTTGACTTGCTGTTTAAAGACTGCCAAGAAACAGCCGCCTGCCATGCCGAGTTTCCTGAGCTCAAAGCCGAGTTTGACCAAGTGGTTGCTAAACTCAGCCAAGGGCCGGTGATGGAGCCGGTGCACGACCCAGTGACGGGAGAAAAGACCCTACTCACTATGACCCGCGCGAAGTTTTACGGTGCGATCCGCATGGCACTGTATCAAACCAATGTGCGCGCCTTAGTGCCCCATGCAATTCATCAGGCCGCCAAGGGTAACTACCAACCGCTACTCGGGTTATTTGCCTTAACCACGGATGGCGCGGGTATGGCGATGGGCATGCACGCCTCAGTCGTCTGCGGTGAAGACATACATCGCATCACCCCTGCGATGCGCGAACAGGCCAAAACCTCCTATGTTGGCAAAACCATGCTCGAAAGCTTAGAGGCATCGTGCTCTGTGTGGAAGGTGCCGCCAGTCGATGCCAACTTTAGCGAGCCTATCAAGAGTGATATCCCCACCCTGTTGCTATCGGGCGAAATTGACCCAGCAACCCCACCGAGCTGGGGAGAACTGGCGATGGAAAAACTCACCAACGCCAAACACTTTGTCGCCCCTTATGCGACCCATGGTGTGGCCTATCAGTCCTGCGCCAATAATTTAGTCGCCGAGTTAGTGCGTACTGGTTCGGTCAAAGATCTCGATGGTGAATGTTTGAAGAAGGATGTGCGCCGTAGCTTCTATTTAAATGCCAGCTCGGTTGAGCCACTCGCGACCGAAGATGCAACCCACTCTTCCCAAGATAAGCCCAAGGATAAGCCCAGCACTGGAGCCAAGGAGTAA
- a CDS encoding AMP-dependent synthetase/ligase: MSLEQYHVIRLLQQQSQSLKEAIALEGFEMAAPWHQVSWQAFDQISHKIAQVLIELGVQVQDRCVILSQNCPQWTCADIGTLKSRAVVVPIYPTSTLEQASFIINDAAAKVIFVDDAKQYALACELQKQCPTLEHVIVFDASVELAQDNAQHQHLDSLLAKEYDQSAELEQRLKDANLDDLLTLIYTSGTTGDPKGVMLDYRNMASTVRQHDQILPFTTGDVSLAFLPLSHVFERGWSFYVLCRGGHNVYLQNTQRVKEAISAVRPHTLCVVPRFLEKVYSAVQDKVAKSAEGRKKLFAWAMGVGERQFEVSQGRAKGGLWLSLQWRLAHKLVYSKLQAVLGGRLKFMPCGGAALDLNVASFFHAIGIPVLCGYGMTETNATVTCNTLDNRVAGSNGKVLPEIEVKLGKDDEILVRGDTVMRGYYNRPEDTAAAFEGGWLKTGDAGRLDANGNLFITDRIKELMKTSNGKYIAPQRVEGTVGRCPFIEQVAVIADARNYVTALIVPAFESLEAWAKDKGLKYESPIELLRHSHVVEHFEQRLKHLQQELAGFEQIKKFTLLPEAFSMEAGLITPTLKLRRKMIYHKYAHEINAMYNN, encoded by the coding sequence ATGTCTCTCGAACAATATCACGTAATTCGACTATTACAGCAGCAAAGCCAGTCATTAAAAGAGGCTATCGCGCTGGAAGGTTTTGAAATGGCTGCGCCTTGGCATCAAGTCAGTTGGCAGGCATTCGATCAAATCAGCCATAAAATTGCACAGGTGTTGATTGAACTTGGCGTACAAGTGCAAGACCGTTGCGTGATCCTGTCGCAAAACTGCCCCCAATGGACCTGTGCCGACATAGGTACCCTGAAAAGCCGTGCCGTTGTGGTACCTATCTATCCAACCAGCACCTTAGAGCAGGCCAGTTTTATCATTAATGATGCGGCGGCCAAGGTGATTTTTGTCGACGATGCTAAGCAATATGCGCTGGCCTGTGAGTTGCAAAAACAGTGTCCGACCCTAGAGCATGTGATTGTGTTCGACGCGAGTGTTGAGCTGGCGCAGGACAACGCCCAACATCAGCATTTAGACAGCTTATTAGCCAAAGAATACGACCAGAGTGCTGAGCTTGAGCAGCGCTTAAAGGATGCCAATCTCGACGATCTGTTAACCCTGATTTATACCTCTGGTACCACGGGCGACCCTAAGGGCGTGATGTTGGATTACCGCAATATGGCTTCGACTGTGCGTCAGCACGATCAGATCCTGCCGTTTACCACTGGCGATGTGTCGTTAGCTTTCCTACCGCTAAGCCATGTGTTTGAGCGTGGTTGGAGCTTCTACGTGCTGTGCCGTGGTGGCCACAATGTGTACTTGCAAAACACCCAAAGAGTGAAAGAGGCTATCAGCGCCGTGCGTCCGCATACCCTGTGTGTGGTGCCGCGTTTCCTCGAGAAAGTTTATAGCGCAGTGCAGGATAAGGTCGCTAAATCCGCCGAAGGCCGTAAAAAACTGTTCGCCTGGGCCATGGGCGTCGGCGAGCGTCAGTTTGAGGTGAGCCAAGGCCGCGCTAAGGGTGGCTTGTGGTTATCCTTGCAATGGCGTTTAGCGCACAAGCTGGTTTACAGCAAGTTGCAAGCCGTGCTCGGTGGCCGCTTAAAGTTTATGCCCTGCGGTGGCGCCGCCCTCGATTTAAACGTAGCGTCTTTCTTCCATGCCATTGGTATTCCAGTACTTTGTGGTTACGGCATGACGGAAACGAACGCGACTGTGACCTGTAATACTTTAGATAACCGGGTTGCGGGTTCGAACGGTAAAGTATTGCCCGAAATCGAGGTGAAGCTAGGTAAGGACGATGAGATTTTAGTCCGTGGCGATACCGTGATGCGCGGTTATTACAATCGCCCTGAAGATACCGCAGCTGCCTTCGAAGGTGGCTGGTTGAAGACCGGCGATGCGGGGCGACTCGATGCCAATGGTAATTTATTTATTACCGACCGCATCAAAGAGTTAATGAAAACCTCTAACGGTAAATACATTGCACCGCAGCGGGTTGAAGGCACTGTGGGCCGTTGCCCCTTTATCGAACAAGTGGCTGTGATTGCCGATGCCCGTAACTATGTGACGGCGCTGATTGTGCCCGCCTTTGAATCCCTCGAAGCTTGGGCCAAGGATAAGGGCCTGAAATACGAGTCGCCTATCGAGCTGCTGCGTCATAGCCATGTGGTTGAGCATTTCGAGCAGCGCTTAAAGCATTTGCAGCAAGAATTGGCGGGGTTTGAGCAAATCAAAAAGTTTACCCTGCTGCCAGAAGCCTTTTCGATGGAGGCGGGATTAATCACCCCGACGCTGAAATTGCGCCGCAAAATGATTTATCACAAGTACGCCCATGAAATTAATGCTATGTACAATAATTGA
- a CDS encoding ABC transporter ATP-binding protein, which produces MDQDFTPILAFSNVNKVFRGKGASEKRALKDLTLRLSAGMVVGLLGQNGAGKSTLMRCALGILSPDSGEIRTLGETPEQLSSAAKERLGYVPQQPFGYEGFTVERALDLHRSFYPHWDMQLEQDWLARFELDVTQQVQRLSVGQRQSLALIMAMAYRPELLILDEPVASLDPIVRRKFMVDLFDLALESGSAVLFSSHITSDLERVASHVALIKQGELVLFKEIDALREEVRLVKLADGAELPEQVRILSRDGDSVLVDRGDIELNFSGVLRSEALNLEQLFVELHK; this is translated from the coding sequence ATGGACCAAGACTTTACCCCAATACTAGCGTTTTCTAACGTAAACAAAGTGTTTCGCGGCAAAGGTGCCAGCGAAAAACGTGCGCTCAAGGATCTGACCTTACGTTTATCGGCCGGTATGGTGGTGGGTCTATTGGGACAAAACGGTGCGGGTAAATCGACCCTAATGCGCTGCGCTTTGGGGATCCTCTCGCCGGATTCGGGTGAAATCCGCACCTTAGGCGAAACGCCGGAGCAGCTCTCCTCGGCGGCTAAGGAACGCCTCGGCTATGTGCCGCAGCAACCCTTTGGTTATGAAGGTTTTACCGTTGAACGCGCCCTCGATTTGCACCGCAGTTTTTATCCCCACTGGGACATGCAGTTAGAGCAGGATTGGCTCGCCCGTTTTGAATTAGATGTGACTCAACAGGTGCAACGCCTGTCCGTTGGTCAGCGCCAATCCTTAGCCTTGATCATGGCGATGGCCTATCGTCCCGAGTTACTGATCCTCGATGAACCCGTGGCCAGCCTCGACCCGATAGTCAGGCGCAAGTTTATGGTCGATTTGTTCGACTTGGCCCTCGAATCCGGCTCGGCCGTGTTGTTTTCATCCCATATCACCTCAGATTTAGAGCGGGTGGCGAGCCATGTCGCCCTGATTAAGCAGGGCGAGTTAGTGCTGTTTAAGGAGATCGATGCCCTGAGGGAAGAGGTACGTTTAGTCAAACTCGCGGACGGCGCCGAGTTGCCGGAGCAGGTGCGTATCCTCAGCCGCGATGGCGATTCTGTGCTGGTGGACAGGGGCGATATTGAGCTTAATTTCTCCGGTGTGCTGCGCAGTGAGGCGCTGAATTTGGAGCAACTCTTTGTGGAGCTGCACAAATGA